The Qingshengfaniella alkalisoli sequence AAACAGCGCGCGCCTCAGTATCACCGTCAGGTCTTCCTCGGGCGCGGTGGAAAGCGGGCGCACGGCGCGCGCGATCCGCTCAATCGTGCTGTCATATTTGGCTTCAGGGGGCAAATCAAGAACAGAGCAGATGTCTTCGAGCGCAATACGGCGGTGATCATCGGCACTGCTACGGATATCAAAGCGTTCCACAATCAACGCCGGCGGCATACCGTCCGGCATGCCTATCAATGCGATGGCCGGCGCTTCAAGTCCGGCAGCCTTCCCTAAGGTCATCGACAAATACTCGATAATCGGCAGGGCTTGAAATCCACTTGTGCCGGCCGGTTTTAGTATATGCGTGAAGGGGTCCATCGTGCTGGGAACAAGGCGTCCCTTTGGGTCAAGAAACATCGGAGCCTTGATCTGCACGCCAGACAGGCGCGGTGTCTGCGAATTTGCAAACAAGCGCGCGAGATTTTCTTCAAAACTGTTCTCAATATCACCGCGCCCCGGCCCCTCATAGCTTCCGATAAACACGCCTTCGGTGCTGAATTCACTTAGGCGAGTTGAAAGGCGATCTGTCGGCAGCGCTGCAATCTCGGCGGCATCAGAGCTGATTGTGATGTTCGACATATACCGCTTGCCGGAGCGAAGCAGTGTGCGCTCATCACTCTCCTTGACCACGCGCTCCAGCCAGCCTTCGGGCAAGAGTGATAGAATGAAGGGAGGCAGCTTGCCGGGCGTACGCTGCTGCACCAATGGTAGATTGAAGTTCTGCTCTGCCGTCCAACGCCATTCAAAGCCGTCATGACGTAGCTCACCGATCGGCTGGCTGTGCCAGGCCACCGTGAAGCTGAGCGCGGCTTCATTTCGCGTTTCAATCAGAGACGGTGATTTCAGAAGGTAGCGCTCGGCTTGCTCGCCCTCGCGGTACCATTCATTCTGACGCGCAAGCGTCCAAAGCGCATCGGCAGCATTTTTAGGGTCACCATATTCTTCAATCAATCGCGCCGCAAGTGAAGCGCGCATTTCTTCATTAATGGAGGCAGCATGTTCGCTGCGCAGACGAAAGGCTTCGAGACATCGTTGCCGCGGCGAAGAGACATCAATCCGGAACTCACCCAGCCCGTCCGCGATTAGCGCGGGTGCGGTCGAGGGATGAGCTGGCGCGATGTTCTGGATGATCTCCAGTGTCCTGATCCGTTTTCGCTGTGAACGCGGTCCACTAATGAACAATCGGCCATCCCGCGTTGGTGCGAGCAGTACGGCGCTGGCAGCGGACAGATAAGCCCGCGGATACAGATAGTTGGCGATGCGTATGGCATGCCGCAGCACGATGGCATCGATATCCTCAGCAGCATCGGCATAGATGCCTCGCATAAGCTGCACGATCCGGCCTGTTTCGGCCAGGTAGTGTGCGCGGTTCTTGTCGAGATTCTCACCGATGAGATAGAGCATTTTCCGTCTTTCACGTATTTCATATACGTGAAAGTTTGAGTAATTCATATCATTCGTCAAGCATTTCCGTCTTTCACGTATTTCATATACGCTAAAGTCGGAGCTGCGAAGATGCTCAACAGCCCCACTGAGCGTCAAAGCCAGCGCACCGCGGGATCACGACGACGATCCCGGCGGCCCGCCGCCACCAACCCAAGAGCCTCCCGCAGACACCGACCAGCAGACCCAGCAGACCGAGACCCAGCCGATGCCCGACACGCCCCGCCAGCCCCGCAACGCCGAAGTAAACTTCCGGGGCGAGAAGCGCTCGAACGCGACCCATGTGTCCGTGACGGACCCCGATGCCCGTCTCTACAAGAAGGCGCCGGGCGCCGCGGCGATGCTGTGCTTCATGGGCCATACGCTGATGGAGAACCGCAACGGCCTGGTCGTGCAGCCACATGCCTGCAAGAGCTGGAGCCAGTGCCAGCAGGGACGCTGGCGTCGAGCAGGAAACCGAAGGAAAGGAGCGGCGACACGGAACAAGCGAGGCATTCTCAATTTTCCAGTTCGTTCGATGGTTAGAACCTGATCGAGAGATTTGCCTTGACCCCATGGTCATGGGCGTCCGATGCGATCTGTCCCTGATAGGAGAGGCCGAAGGTCGCTTCGGGCGTCAGGCTGAGATCAAGACCGGCCTCGATGACGGCGCTGTTGCGAGCGATGGGCGCACCGCCGATTGTGAAGGCGTCGCCGACCGAAAAGGCGTGCGTACTCTCGGGCACCGCATCACCGAAGGCATGGCGCCAGCCGATCATGCCGCGCAAAGTGGCGTCGACCGTGCCGCGGGTCAGGCTGTGTTCTCCCCGAAGGCCCAGCGTGGTGAAGGTCACGCCGGTCGTGCTGCTATCCACAGAGAGGGCAGATATCCCAACACTTTCGGTAAAACCATCGGTGAGCACGCTGACATGGGCGAGATTGGCGAAGGGCTCGAGGCGCGTTCTCGGATTGCGTTCGAAGCCATAGGCCAGTTCCCCAAATGCCTGGAAGGTGCCGGCATTGTAATCGGCCGAAAGGCTGTCGGTGAGGCCCGGGATGACAACGGAACGGCTGATCTCGATATCGTGCCAAGAATAGGCAGCGCCGGTCCTGAACACCACATTGCCCCATTCGGTGCCGCCATAGAGGCCGAGATGATAATTGCTGCTCGATCCAGATGAGGCACGGTCCTCTGCGTCGAAGCTCGACTGGCTGTAGCCAGCCAGAAGACCGACGCGCCAATCGCCAACCAGACCGTCCGCGCCGATCAGCACCCCACTGGTGGAGCGGTCAAGATGTGCCGCATTGCCGTCGCTGTCGGTGGTGCCCCATGAACCGAAGCCCTGCGACCAGAACACCGGCCCGGCGTGATCGGCGGCGACAAGCACCGGCGTGTCTCCCGACCCATAGGCCAGTACCGGCGCGTGGGAGGCGCCTGCCGTGGCAAACGCCGCGCGGATGCGGTCGTTGGCGGCGTTGCGCACAAAGCGGGCGTCCTCGATCAGTGCGGTTTGTGCAGAGGCATGGATCTCGCCCGACGGCGCATCAAAGCTGGCGCGAATGAGGTCGTCATCGTCAGACAGTTGGGCGATCGCATCATAGACCGCGTTCCCGGTGTCAAAGCCGATGCTCTCAATCGCTTCGGCCGTGGCAATCTGGTTGCGGGTGAGCGCCGTCGAGGCAAAACCCCGATCGTTGCGCGCAAACTCAAGATCGACCGTGCCGGCATCATAGTCATAGCTCAGATCGGGATTGAGGAAGGCGAAGTCCGAAGTGACATCCTCGAAACCTCCCGAGAGCGTTCCCGTAGACAGGATCGTATAGGTTGAGCGGATATCGTATTCGCCATCAGCCCCGATATGGGCAACCGATCCGCCATCGAGCGTGGCCATGCCGGTCACGTCGACGAGATCGCTTTCCGCGCCGTTGGGGTTCACCTCGACGGCAAAGTGCGCGCCCGCCGCGAAGACGAGATCGCCATCGACCGTCAGCGTGCCGATGGAGGTGCCCGGCGAAAGCGTACCGCCGGATGCGACTGTCACCAAAGAACCGGGTCCGGATCCGACTGTTCCGGACCCGCCGAGCGTTCCGCCATTGAGCACATCCAGCGAGCCGCCAAGCATGCCGTTGCCGTCCGCATCGTCCATCAACAATGCACCGCCCGTGATGGTCGTGGTTCCGGTAAATCCCGAACTGTCGCCGGACAGCAGCAAGACGCCGTCGCCATTCTTGGTGACGTCGCCGGCACCCGACAGAATGCTGGCATAGCCGGCGTCGTTTTCCTGATCGAAGGTGAACGCTCCATCCCCACCAATCTCGACATTGCCGGCAAAGCGGTCCGCCGCCGAGACAAGGCCGCCGTCCGCGATCGTCCAGTCGAGCGTCGAGGTGCCGGCAAGGGTCAACTCGCCGCCACCGCTCTTGATCATCTTACCATAGGTTCCGCCCAACCCGCCGATATCACCGGCAAAGGCCGCATCATCGATCTGATCGAACACGAGTGTTGCGCCATTACCGATATTGCCCCGGATCGCGGCCACATTGCCGACGAGCGTGCCCGCGTTGACCAGCGTGTCGCCTTCATAATCATTCGTGCCGGTCAGAACCAGAGTGCCGTCGCCCTGCTTGTGCAAGTCGCCTGCGCCGTCGATCGTACCTGTCAGCCCGAGCGTAGTGGCCGACACTACGTCAAAACCGCCAACGCCGGAGAGCGTGATCGAACGGGCACTGTCCATATCGGCAGTCGTTACAAGCGTACCGCCATTGAGGGTGAGGCCACCCGGCGCCGCGCCCAGACTGGCGTCCTCGGAGACTTGCACACTTCCCCCGAGAATGGAGGTGCCGCCCTGATAGGAGTTATGGCCGGACAGGATCAGTGTGCCGTCTTGCGTCTTGGTGATGCCGCCGGTGCCTGCGATCTCGGTCGCGATCTCGGCGCTGTCAGCCAGCACACGGATTTCTGCATTGCCATCATCGCGGTCCGAACCATCCACCACAAGCTCGTCCTCGCCTTCCAGTCGATAACCTGCGTTCAGGAATTGAAGCCCCCTAAAGCTCTGCGTACCTAGGACGGTGATCGTGCCGCCATCGAAACCGCCCGGCTCATTCCTGAACACGGCGTGGTTGTCGGCCCATGCAACGGCTATCTCGCCTGCGGGCGCGCCGTCACCGGCATTGAGCCATGTCGTATCGTTAGCATTCCAGGTGCCGTTGCCGCCCTGCCAGTGTTGCAAGGTATCATCACCCGCCTTGTCGGAAGCGGCGATGAACAGATCGAC is a genomic window containing:
- a CDS encoding type II toxin-antitoxin system HipA family toxin, whose amino-acid sequence is MLYLIGENLDKNRAHYLAETGRIVQLMRGIYADAAEDIDAIVLRHAIRIANYLYPRAYLSAASAVLLAPTRDGRLFISGPRSQRKRIRTLEIIQNIAPAHPSTAPALIADGLGEFRIDVSSPRQRCLEAFRLRSEHAASINEEMRASLAARLIEEYGDPKNAADALWTLARQNEWYREGEQAERYLLKSPSLIETRNEAALSFTVAWHSQPIGELRHDGFEWRWTAEQNFNLPLVQQRTPGKLPPFILSLLPEGWLERVVKESDERTLLRSGKRYMSNITISSDAAEIAALPTDRLSTRLSEFSTEGVFIGSYEGPGRGDIENSFEENLARLFANSQTPRLSGVQIKAPMFLDPKGRLVPSTMDPFTHILKPAGTSGFQALPIIEYLSMTLGKAAGLEAPAIALIGMPDGMPPALIVERFDIRSSADDHRRIALEDICSVLDLPPEAKYDSTIERIARAVRPLSTAPEEDLTVILRRALFAWLIADGDMHLKNLALLKIAAPGADTFESVRMAPLYDAVTTRVFPRLEHDRMALKLNGKDDRLRRADFLRLAATAGIPALTANAAIDELIERFAAGLDQIIVPDVPNLEAEMTAKAEQMLELCRERLAAWR